The Lycium ferocissimum isolate CSIRO_LF1 chromosome 8, AGI_CSIRO_Lferr_CH_V1, whole genome shotgun sequence DNA segment ATGAATACATGTTTATTTTTGAAATCACCACTGGCAATAATTGCATTGATGACATGTGTCTTAAAATCATGACATATTAATCGTGTACCATTACATAGACCTTCAGAAGGATTTAAGTTTCTCAATAATATAActggacaattttttttcaaagttaacCTGTAAGGTGGTACGTTAGCAGGATGTAAGGTGTGCAAAAAATCTTCAAATTGACATTGATCATTTGGTTCTATAGTTTCATCAATAGCTGTATACACTTTAGcatcattaggaaatcgatgaaTAAGCATGTCATTTATTTCATCAACAAAGTCATTTTTCCTAGTCAAAATAATGTGGGAAGTTATAGAAGACGGGTTAGAAAAGAATGTGTGTAAATCAGGATAACTAACATTAAATAAAAGATTCAACGATTCTGTTTCATTAGTAAAAGGAATGATAAAATTTTGTGGAATTTCAATTCTGTTGCAGTTATTAGTTTTTTCTTGTCCATTTCCAATTCTcattaaatattcaaaaaatgTTGGATCTTTTTTTGCACGCATGTTTTCAGATAAACATAATTTTTCCAAATGATTCCAAATATGAGTGTATAATAAGCTTTCGCCGATAAAGTCTTCCTTTTTTCCACTACGAATAACCGAAAGTGTTTGTCTAAAGTCTCCTCCAAAAACTACTACTTTCCCACCAAAGAGTATATTTGTACTCATGAGATCTTTTAAGAGTTTATCAAAAGCTTCTATCGTTTTCTTTTTTGCCATTGAGACTTCATCCCAAACAATTAACTTTGAATCTCGAATCAAATCTGCTAATGAACTTTGTTTACTAATGTTGCACGTAAAATTCTCATCAATGTCAATAGGAATTTTGAAACGTGAATGAGGTGTTCGTCCCCCAGGAAGAATTGAAGCTGCGACACCAGAACTTGCAGTTGCTAAAGCTATAAACCCTTTTGTTCTTATGGCAACCAACAAAGCTCGATATAAGAAAGTTTTTCCAGTTCCACCTGGACCATCAATGAAAAATGCCCCCGGTTTATTAGAATAGACCCTATCAAGAATTATGTCATATGCCCTTTTTTGTTCAGTACTTAGTTTCCTTTGTAGTAGCATATCTTCTTCAGTCACTGTtatatttctttcaaaatataatAGACCCTATCAAGAATTATGTCATATGCCCTTTTTTGTTCAGTACTTAGTTTCCTTTGTAGTAGCGTATCTTCTTCAGTCACTATtatatttctttcaaaatgaACATCTTTTGCCTCATTGGTTGTTCTAGAAGATGTAATATTTGTAGAGATAAATTTGAATTCGTTTATGTTACATCCCAtagaaagtagaatttcattgatATGATTCAAGACTAAACACTGAATATC contains these protein-coding regions:
- the LOC132066078 gene encoding uncharacterized protein LOC132066078, whose amino-acid sequence is MLLQRKLSTEQKRAYDIILDRVYSNKPGAFFIDGPGGTGKTFLYRALLVAIRTKGFIALATASSGVAASILPGGRTPHSRFKIPIDIDENFTCNISKQSSLADLIRDSKLIVWDEVSMAKKKTIEAFDKLLKDLMSTNILFGGKVVVFGGDFRQTLSVIRSGKKEDFIGESLLYTHIWNHLEKLCLSENMRAKKDPTFFEYLMRIGNGQEKTNNCNRIEIPQNFIIPFTNETESLNLLFNVSYPDLHTFFSNPSSITSHIILTRKNDFVDEINDMLIHRFPNDAKVYTAIDETIEPNDQCQFEDFLHTLHPANVPPYRLTLKKNCPVILLRNLNPSEGLCNGTRLICHDFKTHVINAIIASGDFKNKHVFIPKIPLLASQDEKLPVPFKRTQFPIRLCFAMTINEAQGQTLDFVGIYLREPVFSHGQLYVALSRAKSSENVKVLIRPPTVDHSTYNVLYKEVIKKASS